Within Flavobacterium pisciphilum, the genomic segment TTTTAGCCGTCACGGCGGAAGAGGAGTTACTAAAGTTGCATTAATTTCTTCAATCATTCCTTTTTTACTAAAAACCGATGATAATCCTGAAGGCCTTCCAAAAGAAAAAAATGATGCTACAGCTAATGCTCTCAAAGAAGACAGAATAGAGTTTATAAATACTTTCGGGAAAACATTATTTGGGGTAACAATCATCAACAGACCATTAAGCACTTCATTATTGGAATATTATAGTGCTTTGTGCACAGTAGCTTCTCCTAGAGCTACATTAAAATGCGCAGAATCGTTTTCGACAACTGACTTTAGAGATGAGCTCAATACCTTAAATGTGCCAACACTAATTATTCATGGAGATGCTGACAGAATAGTTCCTATTGAACTTACATCAAAAAAAGCGGCTCAATTAATTCATGACAATACCTATATTGTTTATGAAGGGGAACCACATGG encodes:
- a CDS encoding alpha/beta fold hydrolase, with the protein product MESTQTNTCLSLRDSKFDLTQPSTDKYIETAPNVKLYVKDYGQGKPIILIHGWPLSNEMWEYQIDYLVQNNYRVIAYDRRGFGKSSQPWDGYDYDSLTDDLKEIIEQLELEDVTLVGFSMGGGEVVRYFSRHGGRGVTKVALISSIIPFLLKTDDNPEGLPKEKNDATANALKEDRIEFINTFGKTLFGVTIINRPLSTSLLEYYSALCTVASPRATLKCAESFSTTDFRDELNTLNVPTLIIHGDADRIVPIELTSKKAAQLIHDNTYIVYEGEPHGIFYTERDRLNLDLLNFLNS